In the Alphaproteobacteria bacterium genome, CGCGGGCGCATGCACGCGCGATCTCGACCGAGATGCATTCCGGCTTTGTGCCATTGCGCGAGGAATGCGGCATGAGCTTCTGGCGCCCGCCGGGCAAGCGCTCGCTTTCCACCGCCGCGCAGGTAAACGTCGCGCGGGTGCAGGAAATCTGGACCGAGGCGCGCGCCAAATATGGGGCAGGGGGCCCGTTCCTGTTCGGCAAGTTCTCCGCAGCCGACGCGATGTACGCGCCCGTGGTGCAGCGCTTCATTGCCTATGAGATCGACGTCAGCGCACCGGCGCAGGCCTACATGCAGGCGATGACCGCATTGCCGGCTTGGGCTGAATGGCGCCGTGCGGCGCTGCGCGAAACCTGGGTCATCCCGAAATTCGAATACGACTGGCCCGTGGTGAAGCGCTTGCCGGCGGAAGCTGCATGAAGCTCGTCATCGGCAACAAGAACTATTCGTCGTGGTCGTTCCGGCCCTGGATCGCCATGGCGGCGCTCGGCATCCCGTTCGAGGAAATTCTCATCCCGTTCGGCACGCCGCTCGGCAACCCGGACTTCAAGACACGGCTCGCCGCCTATACGCCGGCCGGACTCGTGCCGGTATTGATCGACGGCGACACGCATGTCTGGGAAACGCTTGCCATCATGGAATATCTGGCGGAAAAATTTCCCGACAAGCAGCTATGGCCTGCCGACCGGAAGGCCCGAGCCGAGGCACGCGCGATTTCGAGCGAGATGCACGCCGGCTTCTTGGCGTTGCGCGGCGAATGCCCGATGAACACCCGTCGCCCGATCCGCGAGCGCGCGCTGTCCGAGGCGGCGCGCGCGAATGCCGCGCGCGTCGACACGATATGGAGCGACTGCCGCGCCCGCTATCGGGGGCCGTTTCTCTTCGGCGCATTC is a window encoding:
- a CDS encoding glutathione S-transferase family protein, encoding MKLVIGNKNYSSWSFRPWIAMKVAGLPFEEEVISLYVEGSREQILKHSPGGKVPILIDGDTHVWESLAILEYLAEKFPNAGLWPADRQARAHARAISTEMHSGFVPLREECGMSFWRPPGKRSLSTAAQVNVARVQEIWTEARAKYGAGGPFLFGKFSAADAMYAPVVQRFIAYEIDVSAPAQAYMQAMTALPAWAEWRRAALRETWVIPKFEYDWPVVKRLPAEAA
- a CDS encoding glutathione S-transferase family protein; translation: MKLVIGNKNYSSWSFRPWIAMAALGIPFEEILIPFGTPLGNPDFKTRLAAYTPAGLVPVLIDGDTHVWETLAIMEYLAEKFPDKQLWPADRKARAEARAISSEMHAGFLALRGECPMNTRRPIRERALSEAARANAARVDTIWSDCRARYRGPFLFGAFCAADAMYAPMVARLNTYGVKVGREALGYMEAMMALPAWAEWRKGALAETWIVPEDEADWPTVLTA